From the Lolium rigidum isolate FL_2022 chromosome 2, APGP_CSIRO_Lrig_0.1, whole genome shotgun sequence genome, one window contains:
- the LOC124688456 gene encoding probable tyrosine-protein phosphatase DSP2, whose amino-acid sequence MKLDAAPRQRSQEAEQKQGIVAIEVELRKNHPRELTCSVGCEEESPLVPPLNFAMVDDGIFRSGFPGAANFRFLGSLNLRSIVYLCPEPYPEENARFLGRSGIKLHQFGIQGRKTYLKRVLLMQEPFVGIPEETIRDALKVILDVRNHPVLIHCKRGKHRTGCLVGCLRKLQRWRLSSVFDEYLHFAAAKARKTDQRFMELFDTSSLVHLSA is encoded by the exons ATGAAGCTGGACGCTGCGCCAAggcagaggagccaagaagcagagCAGAAGCAGGGCATCGTCGCCATTGAGGTTGAGCTACGGAAGAACCACCCCAGAGAGCTCACCTGCTCCGTGGGCTGCGAGGAGGAGTCGCCGCTGGTGCCGCCGCTCAACTTCGCCATGGTCGACGACGGCATCTTCCGCTCGGGGTTTCCCGGCGCCGCCAACTTCCGGTTCCTAGGATCCCTCAACCTGCGCTCCATCGT GTACCTGTGCCCGGAGCCGTACCCGGAGGAGAACGCGCGGTTCCTCGGGCGCAGCGGGATCAAGCTCCACCAGTTCGGAATCCAAGGGCGCAAG ACATATCTGAAACGTGTCCTGTTGATGCAGGAACCCTTCGTCGGCATCCCTGAAGAAACAATCCGAGACGCGCTCAAAGTCATCCTTG ACGTAAGAAACCACCCGGTGCTCATTCACTGCAAGAGAGGCAAG CATCGGACCGGATGCTTGGTGGGGTGTCTGAGGAAACTGCAGCGGTGGCGCCTGTCCTCGGTCTTCGACGAGTACCTGCATTTCGCGGCGGCGAAGGCGAGGAAAACGGATCAGAGGTTCATGGAGCTCTTCGACACGTCGAGCCTGGTGCATCTGTCGGCCTAG
- the LOC124688455 gene encoding nucleolar and coiled-body phosphoprotein 1-like: MAPKRAAKKAAPPPPPPPPAESSDEETQSRSRSEDSEDEEAIAESPIPAPTPVLKTTPAPAQKGDESESSDEEEEDDDEEEEPAPAAPAVPKNQPPPPQKKADSDASGSEEEDDDEEEEEEEEPAPAAPAVPKNQPPPPQKKADADASGSDEEDDDEEEEEEEEEEEEEPTRAAPPSAPKKQPPQPQKQEDSDTSGDDEKEEAPPPPKPAPKKAAEAPKPPAAAETKKPGAFERMWSTNDEVRILEALAAHRKQHGALPQPDALVDVLAGKLDKRAYGSKELQSKVKSLRFRYLTLSKRGEVPSKEHDRRVLELSKLVWTSDKTSPVAAAAAVANVASGHEPKGFEEMCELYPHLAEEVKGLEAARPGMCKREFGKMDDDKARAMDEKIKKQRVMQIKVEMRHADLVKEVTKALVDLVDA; this comes from the coding sequence atggccccgaagcgcgccgCCAAGAAGGcggccccgccgccacctccccctccgccagctgAATCCTCTGATGAAGAGACCCAGTCCCGCTCGCGCTCCGAGGAttcggaggacgaagaggccatcGCCGAGTCCCCTatccccgcccccacccccgtcCTCAAGACCACGCCTGCGCCGGCGCAGAAGGGCGATGAGTCGGAGTCGtctgacgaagaggaggaggatgatgatgaggaggaggagcccgCCCCCGCGGCTCCCGCGGTCCCCAAGAACCAGCCTCCGCCGCCGCAAAAGAAAGCGGACTCCGACGCTTCCGgcagcgaggaggaggatgacgatgaggaagaggaagaggaggaggagcccgcCCCCGCGGCTCCCGCGGTCCCCAAGAACCAGCCTCCGCCGCCGCAAAAGAAAGCGGACGCCGACGCTtccggcagcgacgaggaggatgacgatgaggaagaggaagaggaagaggaggaggaggaggaggagcccacCCGCGCGGCCCCTCCCTCCGCTCCGAAGAAGCAGCCCCCGCAGCCGCAGAAACAGGAGGACTCCGACACATCCGGCGACGACGAgaaggaggaggcgccgccgccgccgaagcctgcCCCAAAGAAGGCGGCGGAGGCCCCGAAGCCCCCGGCGGCGGCCGAGACCAAGAAGCCAGGCGCCTTCGAGCGCATGTGGTCCACCAACGACGAGGTCCGCATCCTGGAGGCCCTCGCCGCGCACCGCAAGCAGCACGGCGCCCTCCCGCAGCCCGACGCTCTCGTGGACGTCCTCGCCGGGAAGCTGGACAAGCGTGCCTACGGCAGCAAGGAGCTCCAGTCCAAGGTCAAGAGCCTGAGGTTCCGGTACCTCACACTCAGCAAGAGGGGCGAGGTCCCGAGCAAGGAGCACGACCGCCGGGTCCTGGAGCTCTCCAAGCTCGTCTGGACAAGCGACAAGACCTcccctgttgctgctgctgctgctgtggcgAATGTGGCCAGCGGTCATGAGCCCAAGGGGTTCGAGGAGATGTGTGAGCTGTACCCACACCTAGCGGAGGAGGTGAAGGGGCTGGAGGCGGCGCGCCCGGGCATGTGCAAGAGGGAGTTCGGGAAGATGGACGACGACAAGGCGCGCGCCATGGACGAGAAGATCAAGAAGCAGAGGGTGATGCAGATAAAGGTGGAGATGCGCCACGCCGACCTCGTCAAGGAGGTGACCAAGGCTCTGGTCGACCTTGTCGATGCATGA
- the LOC124693213 gene encoding E3 ubiquitin-protein ligase COP1-like, with amino-acid sequence MGDSSVAAGALVPAGPKPDPAPSTGGDAPQVQPQAQQHPSSPAEDDAGAASASSPEEGDGEEGVGEAEAAPDRELLCPICMALIKDAFLTACGHSFCYMCIVTHLTHKSDCPCCSNYLTKAQLYPNFLLDKVLKKMSARQVAKTASPIDQLRHVVQQGNDMSVKELDSLMTLIAEKKRQMEQQESETNMQILLVFLHCLRKQKLDELNEIQTDLQYIKDDISSVERHRLDLYRTKERYSMKLRMLLDEPAASKMWPSPMDRPSSPFLPNSRAPLNASSPGGLNNRKHDLRAQVSQQGYQRRDALVCPDPPNPPIQSGNVIARKRRVQAQFNELQEYYLQRRRTGGQSRRQDDIVAMNREGYHEGLEDFQSVLTTFTRYSRLRVIAELRHGDLFHTANIVSSIEFDRDDELFATAGVSKRIKVFEFSTVVNEPSDVHCPVVEMATRSKLSCLSWNKYSKNIIASSDYEGIVTVWDVQTRQSVMEYEEHEKRAWSVDFSRTEPSMLVSGSDDCKVKVWCTKQEASAINIDMKANICSVKYNPGSSYFVAVGSADHHIHYFDLRNPSAPLHVFGGHKKAVSYVKFLSNNELASASTDSTLRLWDVKDNCPVRTFRGHKNEKNFVGLSVNNEYIACGSETNEVFVYHKAISKPASSHRFVSSDLDEAEDDPGSYFISAVCWKSDSPTMLTANSQGTIKVLVLAP; translated from the exons ATGGGCGACTCCTCGGTGGCGGCCGGCGCGCTGGTGCCGGCGGGGCCCAAGCCGGACCCGGCGCCGTCCACCGGCGGGGACGCCCCCCAGGTCCAACCCCAGGCGCAGCAGCACCCGTCGTCGCCGGCGGAGGACGAcgcgggggcggcgtcggcgtcgTCGCCGGAGGAGGGGGACGGGGAGGAGGGGGTGGGCGAGGCCGAGGCCGCGCCCGACAGGGAGCTGCTGTGCCCGATCTGCATGGCGCTCATCAAGGACGCCTTCCTCACCGCCTGCGGCCACAGCTTCTGCTACATGTGCATCGTCACGCACCTCACGCACAAGAGCGACTGCCCATGCTGCAGCAACTACCTCACCAAGGCGCAGCTATACCCCAACTTCCTGCTCGACAAG GTTTTGAAGAAAATGTCGGCCCGGCAAGTTGCAAAAACAGCATCTCCCATTGATCAACTTCGACATGTTGTGCAACAG GGAAACGATATGTCGGTTAAAGAGCTAGACAGCCTCATGACTTTGATTGCTGAGAAGAAGAGGCAAATGGAACAACAAGAGTCAGAGACAAATAtgcaaatattgctagtgttcttgcACTGCCTTAGAAAGCAAAAGCTGGATGAGTTGAATGAG ATTCAAACTGATCTGCAGTACATCAAAGATGATATAAGCAGTGTGGAGAGACATAGATTAGATTTGTATCGAACAAAAGAAAGGTACTCCATGAAGCTGCGCATGCTTTTGGATGAACCTGCTGCATCAAAGATGTGGCCCTCGCCTATGGACAGACCTAGCAGTCCCTTTCTCCCCAATTCCCGGGCACCACTTAATGCATCATCTCCAGGGGGTTTAAATAATAGGAAACATGATTTGAGAGCTCAAGTAAGCCAGCAAGGATATCAAAGAAGAGATGCCCTTGTTTGCCCAGACCCTCCTAATCCCCCTATACAGTCGGGTAACGTAATTGCTCGGAAGAGGCGAGTTCAAGCACAG TTCAATGAGCTTCAAGAATACTATCTGCAAAGACGGCGTACCGGAGGACAGTCACGCAGGCAGGATGACATTGTTGCAATGAATAGAGAAGGTTATCATGAAGGTCTTGAAGATTTCCAGTCTGTGCTAACAACATTCACTCGATACAG TCGCTTACGTGTAATAGCAGAACTGAGACATGGAGATCTTTTCCACACTGCAAACATTGTATCCAG TATCGAATTTGATCGTGATGATGAGCTATTCGCTACTGCTGGAGTGTCGAAGCGTATTAAAgtcttcgaattttctaca GTTGTTAACGAGCCATCAGATGTTCACTGTCCAGTTGTTGAAATGGCTACCAGATCTAAACTCAGCTGCCTTAGCTGGAACAAGTACTCAAAAAATATTATAGCAAGCAGTGATTATGAGGGCATAGTTACTGTTTGGGATGTTCAAACCCGCCAG AGTGTGATGGAGTACGAAGAGCATGAGAAAAGAGCATGGAGTGTTGATTTTTCGCGTACAGAGCCCTCAATGCTCGTATCTGGGAGTGATGATTGCAAG gtcaaagtgtggtgcacaaAACAGGAAGCAAGTGCCATTAACATTGATATGAAGGCAAATATTTGCTCCGTTAAATATAATCCTGGATCGAGCTACTTTGTCGCC GTCGGATCTGCTGATCACCATATTCATTATTTCGATTTGCGAAATCCAAGTGCGCCTCTCCATGTTTTTGGTGGGCATAAGAAAGCCGTTTCGTATGTGAAGTTCTTATCTAACAATGAGCTTGCATCTGCATCGACCGATAGCACGTTACGGTTATGGGATGTCAAGGACAATTGCCCA GTAAGGACGTTCAGAGGGCACAAAAATGAGAAGAACTTCGTTGGGCTATCGGTAAATAACGAGTATATTGCATGTGGGAGTGAAACAAATGAGGTTTTTGTTTACCACAAG GCAATCTCAAAACCTGCTTCCAGCCATAGGTTTGTATCCTCCGACCTGGACGAAGCTGAAGATGATCCTGGGTCTTATTTCATTAGCGCTGTCTGCTGGAAGAGCGATAGCCCTACTAT